Within Marmota flaviventris isolate mMarFla1 chromosome 13, mMarFla1.hap1, whole genome shotgun sequence, the genomic segment CCCACGGAGCATCATTTCCCCAATTTGGATTTCGAAATCCAGAAGCCTACTCATAAATTTGCAGCTGCACAGTAGAATTAATGCTTTGTGCAAAGGAAGTGGGACTCTTACAGTGCTCAAGAGTGGATGAGAGCCAGGAAGATGACATTTAACCAGTGTAATATAAGGTCTTCATGTGTTTCCGAAGAATCCACTGCAAGTACCAGATGGGGAGGGAGAGTTGGCTGGACAGCAGTTCGTGGGAAAAAGCACATGCTGTGTTTGTAGTGACTCATGCAGCTGCTGAAACCACAAGTGCTTCTGGTATTGCAGGCCACCTTACTAGAGACTGAGTGTCTAGGAACTGGAGGGGACAGTGCCTTTCCACTCAGCAGTTGCCAGTCCACGTAAGGAACAGTTCTGGTCCCCAAACACCAGGAGGGGCATTGAACACACATCAGTGTGTACTAACAGAGGTGATCCAGGTCATGAGGAAGTCACAGAGACTTGAGGGCATTGATTATAGCTTGGGGGACCCATGGGGAACCAGGATCCCAGTATGCAAATGACTGTAGGGGGCCCCAGAGAAGAGGCCCAGAAACAAAGTACTGGGTACCAACTTCTGGAACTTACAGAGATGTTTTCGTCAAGGTCCTTTGGGTGGCAAGCACCTGTCAGAGCTCACTTGGCACAAGGGATTCACTGTAAGGTTCTTTTAGTTCTGGAGGGGCAGGCCTGGGGACTGGAGCGGGGAGCCGAGAGCTGGCAGGAGCTGGGCAGCCAGCTCCAACTCTCTGCTTCCCCTCTTGCCACAAAACATTTTCTCTGCTTCTCAAAGCACTGGTCAGAAAACACCGCCCAACCCTGGCGCTACATAACCCCTCAGCCTAAACCCAGCAGCTCCAAAAACTGTTCAGGCCTGGGAGGAACAAGGAATGAGGCAGAGAGCAGGAAGCCAGGAGAGTGGGGAGAGGTGGGAAGCACCAGGTGGGCAGGGCCAGGTGGGCAGGGCTGACTCCTAAGAACAGAGGACACTCCTCTGGCAACTTGGAGCAGGAGTCATGCCTGCCATTGCTAGtctccttgcttccttccttttgcAGACTGAAGTCCTCCGGGGATTTGGGTTTGCTTATCTCTGAGGCAGGAACTCTAACTTAGGCTGAGGGACAAGGTTTGGCAAGGGAAGGTAGTGGACAATCAAGTGAGGTTTGAGCTTGATTTGAGGATGGAGAAGAGCACTCCAGGCAGAAGGTACTGCTGTTAACAGGCCCAGGTGAAGGTGATGGTGGCAGAAGGGGCAACGTGGGCGTGGGGGTAGGATGAAGCCCCGAGACTAGGGTTCATGGTAGCTCACCGCAATACCAGACCTCAGGAGCAAGGAGATACATTTTAACCCCAGCTCTACCCCATGGGCAGAGGAATCACTGGGCCTGGTAGACAAGATTGACTGGGAGGGCTCTGGGAGTAACAGGTGGGCTGGAGAAGGCAGTTCTGGGCCCACAGAGTGAGCAAGAGTGACCAGGTGGCTAGAAAATGTGCCCAGAGAAGGGGCATGGGGTCGAGGTATCTGAGCAGGGGGAGGCCAAGGGCCAGGGATCTCATTCTGGGGGAAAGCGTCTGGGACCCATGCCCGGGGTTGGGGGCCAGCCATCTAGTTCCAGCTCAGACGGGGACTAGAGGAGCCAACTCAGTGACCTGGGTCCTCTGGGAGTGTAGATGGGGGTGGGGCTGCCTCAAAGCCACCATTGTTGCCCCCTCACTCGCCTGACTGTCTGGGGCCTAAAATAGAGCAGGAACACAGCTATCACGTGAGAAGTTTCTGGCCAAGGGGCCTGGGGGGAGGGGCTGAGTCCCTGATGGGAGCCCTTGAGTTTGAAACACCCAAAGCCCAGCTGCCTAGCTGCCCACCTGCCTCAAGGATCCTGGAATCCATTGGGGGTGAATTTGTGCCACCTTGTTGTTCCACTGTGGCTGGGGCTGGTTGGGAGACAGCTTGGGTTCTGTCCTCAGCTCTGCTGGGTGACTGTCAAATTCTGTCCCCTTGGGGGCTTCAGTTTTCCAGATGTACCAGGAGTCAGCGAATATAGCACCTGCTTCCAAACCCTGGAATTCACAGCACATGGTCTGGATACAGATCCCAGAGTCAGTCAGATGTGGGACAAAATCCTGGTCCCGCTTCTACTGTCTgagtggccttgggcaagtctcCCATTTCTTGGGTCCTGTTTCCTCAGGACCTGTTCTTTCCAGATTTCTGGCCAAGTTATCCAAGCCAGATCCTGTTTTGGTGGGTGTGAggcagtactggaaattgaacccagggcactctaccactgagctacaacccaaccctttttattttgagatagggtctggctaagttgccagGTTGGcttcgaacttgagatcctcgtgcctcagcctcccaagtcactgggatttgaccccacttttttctttttcagggattgaatcaggggcactcaaccactgagccacatccccagccctatttcgtattttatttagaggcagggtctcattgagttgtttagctctcacttttgctgaagcgggatttgaactcgcaatcttcctgcctcaatgtccggagctgctgggattacaggcgtgcaccactgcacctggcttaacCCCACTTTTTAATGCTCTGAACTTTGCGCTCACTGCCTCTGGCTCCCCACAACCTAGAGGGTGGTGATGGCTACTGTTCCCAGTCTTCTCCTGGTCTTTCTCAGCCTCTGaaccaatcattcctagacagaAGGTTCTTGGCTCCAGAGCCCGTCCTCttgggcacctactgtgtgccaggccctccCTGTGCTTGGTTCAGCCTTGGAGTCCTGCCGGACAGGGCTGATCCTCCCCGGTGTGCAGATGCTGGTAAATGGGCTCACTGCTACCCCGAGTCCTGTTAAAGAGATCTGCGGAGCGCTTTGCTAACTGCATAACATTGAACATGGGCTCAGAGCGTGCGGGGGGGCTGGGCCGAGCCGAGGTGCGTATCTGGCGCGCCCTCTAGCGGCTGCTCTGAGCAGTCGCGACTCGTGGTTGCGCAGCCCAATGCGGGGCAGGCAATGGCCAGCGCGGGAAGCCTCTTCTCCCAGCAGCCCGCGGCGGTTCTGCCAGCCGCTGCCGCACCTTCCCCAAGTTGAGAGCTCTTCCCCAGATTTTGTTTCTCCATGTGGCTTCCCAAAGTCCCCAACGCGGCTGCGCGCCCCGCCCTTATTACCATGGAGATCTCTTGTACACAGTTTCCCCTTTTCCTTGGGCCAGTCCTAAACGCGGTTCCGCAGGCGGGACTAGCGCTGGCCTAGGAGGGAATCCTCCAAGGTCGGACCGTCGGGGGTCCATGAATAGCAGGGCTCCACTTTCCGTGGGGAGAGTGACATTCTTTGGCCGGCATCGCGGGGAGGTGAGGCCCAATGGGCTTTGCCAGGCTCTAGGCTCCTGGCTTGGGAGTCAAGTCCCCGGTTCTGTGTAATGGGGGTTCAGGGTGTTCCCTGGGCTTCAGCTCCAGAATGGGGCTCTAGGTTTTGGGCTCTGGTTCCAGAGAGGGCTTGAAGCTCCTGCTGGCTCCAGTATTCTTGGGCTTTGGCTCCAAAACGAACTCGGGGCTGCTCTGAACTTGCGACTCTCGGCTCCCCCGCTGTAATGGGGTCTTGCCTCTGGGGTTCTAAGGCGGGCTCCAGCTCTGGCTTCAGGGTTCTGAGCTTGGGTTGTACAGTGAGGCCTGAAGTCCAAATCACCACTGCAGGTTCCTGGGCCGTGTTTAGGGCTGGCCCAGGAGGATGGGATCAGAAGTGAATGGACAGGTATCTCCTGTCCCAGAAATGGGACCACATCTGTGCTCTACTTCCAGGTCAACTGCTCTGCCTTCTCTCCTGATGGCCAGACGCTGCTCACAGCCTCTGAGGACGGCTATCTGTACGGTTGGGAGACCAAGAGTGGGCAGCTGCTGTGGAGGCTGGGTGGCCACACAGGTGGGGCTCTGCAGTCTGGCTGGGGGACAGAGGCCCATAGATCTGTGCTGGCATTCTGCAGAGCCTAACTTAGTGACCTCCAACACTGGTCCTGGGCATTGGGGCTGGACATAGCTGGAGCAGCCAGACAAGGAGACAGGACTTCTTGATAGCTGGGGCTTCCAGCTCTTAGATCAGAACTcagactttaatttttatttttttccagtactggggattgtacccagggtcactttaccacttagTTACATtccgagccctttttattttttgaaatagggtctggctaaattattgagggtggctttgaacttgcaatcctgcctcagcctcccaagtagctgggattacagacgtgcaccatcacacctggcactTATTAACCATTTTAAAGGTAGAGTTCAGAGATAAGTACACTCACGTTACAAAACTAATTTAcagaattcttttcattttgcaaaactgaaactgtaCCCACTAAACAACTCCTCTCCCTACTCCCAACCACTGTTCTACTTCCTGTCTTATCAATGGTGTTTGTCTTTTTCattggcttcacttagcatgccTTCTAGGGCCATCCATATTCTATCTACCACTTTTGGACTACGATCTTGGTTGTCATGTCACCTGACCCAGTTCCTTCCTCTATAGAATGGAGATAAGTTGCTACCTTACAAAATCAGATAACACAAAAAGCCTAGCACCCAGTAAAGACCAAGTAGACTTAACTAttagggagagaaggaaaacaaaaccaggAAATTGCAGAGCAGACTTATTTAACACGATGACTAGGGAAGTCCAGGCTGGGGAGCTGAAAGGCAGACTGGAACGGAGGCTGGGAGTTAGGGAGGTTTCAGGGAGGAGGTGCCTACATCTGAGCAGACTTTCCAGATTAACAACTGGGGTCAGATATTCCAGGCTGAGCCTTGGCCAGGCCCAGGTTGGAAATCCAAGCATTTTCAGGTGACTGGAGTTTGGGTAAGGGGTGGGCGGCCACAAGACCTGGGCAGTGAGCAGGGGGTAGAGGGAGTGCCCTGAACTCCCTGCCTCAGGCCCCGTGAAGTTCTGCTGCTTCTCCCCCCATGGCTACCTTTTTGCCAGCTCCTCCAGTGACCGTACCATCCGCCTGTGGGACCTATCAAGAGCCGAATGTCTGTGGGTGCTGAAGGGTGAGTGGGGGTGGGCCTGGGTGCCACATGGCCAGCCTGGGTCCCCTTCCAGGCCTGTATCCTGTTTCACCTCCCCCAACTTCTGTCATTGGGATGGTGACTGCAGGTCACCAGCGGAGTGTGGAGACACTCAGCTTCAGCCCTGACTCAAGACAGCTGGCATCAGGTGGCTGGGATAAGCAGGTGATGCTCTGGGAAGTGCAGGTAtgtgaaagggctggggacggccAGGCCTGGGTCAGAATGGACCACCACCTGCCACACCTCTTGCTTTGCTGGTTCAAACCCTTGCTAGTTCCCCACTGCAGCCCTCTCCCAGTCTCCTGACATACACCCCATCAGATCTTGGGCCTCAATCTCCTTTGCAGGAGATCCCCATATGGGCTGCCTCTCCTCCCTGCTATCTAGGCCCCCAGTGCTTCCCCAGGCAGTGCTGTTATCACAATACCCAGGCTGCCAAGCAGGGAGGGCCTGGGTCTGCCTTCTGCCTCTCTCCTTAGTCGGGACACAAACTGCGCCACTTAGAAGGGCACCATGACTCCATCCAGAGTAGCGACTTCTCCCCCAATGCCAACTGCCTGGTAAGCTTCACCTCTACCTTGACCCCTGCCTCAGTGGCCCCAGAAGGGCAGGCTGGGGCTACTCCAGTTTTGGCCACTGCTTACAGGCCACAGGCTCATGGGACTCCACTGTGCGCATCTGGGACCTGCGGGTAGGGACCCCAGCTGTATTCCATCAGGAACTGGAGGGTCACAGCGGCAACATCAGCTGTCTGTGTTATTCATCATCTGGCCTCCTGGTAAGGTGGGCTGCCCTGGGTTTCAGGATAGTCTTTGGCTGGACACGAGACCCTTAAAGAGCCATTTGGGTGTCCAGTGAGCATGCTGGCCCCATACTCACTGGCACAGAGCTCTCTTTAGGGATCTGGCTCCTGGGACAAGAACATCCACATCTGGAAACCCAATACCAGCAGCCTGATGGTCCAGCTCAAGGGCCATGTAGCCTGGGTGAACAGCATAGCTTTCTCTCCGGATGAGGGGCAGCTGGCCAGCGCTAGCTACTCGGGAACGGTAACCTATCCAGCCCAACCCAGCCATTCCTGACTCCTTGCTCACCTGCCCCTCTTCCCAGAGTCTTCAGTACCCATTTCCAGAAATGTCCATAAGTCCACTTGCCCAATCTATTCGCCAGCACTAAGGTCTGAGCCAGACCAGACTGCAGTGGAATTGACACTTCTATGGCCTATATAGCTTCAGGCATGACATGGCGAAGGCCATTTAAAACATACCCTGCAGATAAGAAGCTTCAGATCATGATGGTGTCCGGGACTTGCTGGGGAGCTGCTTCAAAGATGCCACTGTGGCCTATTGAGGTTCCTGTCCCCTATTCTTCTACTTCCAGATCAAAGTCTGGGACTACAACACAGGAAAGTGCCTTGAGACCTTGAAGGTAAGACCTGTAGCTGCAGCCCCCAGTGAGGGATCCAGGAAGGACTTCAGGACCTGGAGCCTGGTGCTGTGCTTCTGGCAGGGATTTCTGGATGTGGCCCACACCTGTGCCTTCACCCGACAAGGCAAACTATTGGTGTCTGGAGCTGCTATTTAGGTGAGACACCAAGACCACTGCTTGTTCAAGTCACACTTGAACAACACAGGCCCACAGTAACTAAGAGTGCCCATCAGACCCTGCAGCCAGGTCCGCCAGCACCACACCAAGGCAGCTGACGTCTACGGGTAGCAGGACACCACCAGACATCTGGCACTGTAGCTCCAGCCTTAGCCCCAAACCACCTATTCAGTCTGGTCTGTGGAAACAGCATTAAGCACAAAGCACTGAAAgccagtttttgttttattgcgCCGTAACACTCAGGCTTTGACCGCGTACTTGCGCATAGGGTACAGCCGCTCTTTCCGCTGCTGCTTTTTGGTCTTTAGGTTCTCCTCGTGCTTGTTGAGCCGGCGGCGCATAGCTCTTGTCTTCTTGGGCCGCAGGTCCAGGGGCTTGTACTTCTTGCCCTGGGACACAGACAGCAGGGTCAATCTGAGAACAGGATTTTAGGGGCAACAGCAGGATGAAGACGACCCGATGGGCCAGAATGAGACTTGGAGAAACCACTAGGAAGATGCTGGAGGTGGGAAGGTGCTGTGGGGACAGAGAAGTTGGTTTGCAGCGAGGGGTTGTAGGACGTTCACCCAATAAGAGGCTGCTATATGGGACCGAAGGCCAGCAGGCCACATGCTCACTCACCAGCCCCAAATCCAAGGCTGGTGGGGCTGTCCTCATTTTATGTAAGGCTGTTGACTCACTGGTTCTAGAGGTGCCCACACCTCAGTGTTCCTTCTACTTGCCAGGCTGACAATAATGAAGCCAAAGTCATATCACAATCCAACAAAGGACATGTGACACCCACCAGATCCCAGGGTGGTTACTAACTACTACCTTGGCTTTCAATTATGCCAGATATTGAGGAAGATTTGGCCCAGATTACCAGCATAAGGGGCAGGCTCTGCCCCCTACTGCCCAGAGCCGAAAAAGAGCCATAGTGTTTACCCTTGGCTCCCACTCCTCTCAAGCCAAGGGCCCCAGACTAGGGTGGTTCACTGGTCTCTTCTTTGTTCAGCAACAGCCCTGAGGACAAGGCTGTTGAGCATAGCAAGGAAGCAGACCTGGTTTCTGTTCAAGGAGCTCCCATCCCAGTAAAAAAGACTGAACAGACAACAAGGCCCAAAGATAAGGACGCAGAAGTTTCAGGAAGGCTTCTTTTAGCAGCAACAGCCTCAAAGGCTAGCATGAAAGCCATCTGTTGAAAGGGCAGGAAGCAGGGCATGTGTAAAAGCCTCAACACCTCTCCCTGGGGAACCAGCCATCCAATGGGCAGGAGACAAGGCAGAGAACCACAGAGAGAAACTATGGAAGGCGATGAGGGCAAGCCCTGGAAGGAactcaaaggaaaggaaatcttGTCCACCCACTTCCTGCTCATCTGCTGGTACTGGTGGGGCACTTAATTCACTTCAAGTTTACTACCTCTTGCAAGCTCTGCTGTACAATACAGCAGCCACTCGCTACACATGGCTGACAGTGTAGCATGGAACATCACCATCAGTGTTCCCCTCTGTAGCCCTCACCCCTACCTCCTCTACTGAGCAGTTTGAGCTGAGAGCAGGGGCCCTCAATGGATGGCTAGTTATGAGGCTCCAGACTCACTCCTAAGAATAAAAATGTCCTCtcacacaaatgtgcacacaccCTATCAGGAGGGTAACCACATACCAGTGTCTTCTGGGAAGCTGGCCCAGATAACACCATACtagcttttaaaaaaagggaaaaattgtagatggacacaatctttatttattatgtggtgccgaggatagaacccagtgcctcacacctcacacgtgcaaggcacgtgctctaccactgagccccagcctcagtccCATAGTAGCTTTTTTGGTGAgtcaaaccccaacactaacttgGGTACTGATGTGAAGCCATTAGATAGCATTAATTAATCCCCATCAGATGACTTCAATTAAGGGAGATTATCCAGAGTAATCCAGGCAGCTGATTCAGTCAGTCAAAAGCATTTAAAAGCAAGATTGAGGTGCCCTCCAAGAAATCTGACCCGGGACAGCAGCTTTCAGTGGTGTCATGAGTCTTAGTCACATGAACCAATTCCAGACAGTAAATTAAATGTGTGAATTTAAGAACCCAATGGCTTCTGCTGGCACCTGGATAAGGCTAACTTTAAAGATAAGCCACAAAAatggccattaacattcaaggtcaAGGGGCTAGACACCTGTGGAAATCTGAGGAGCACCCATTAAGTCCTCTCTAAGACACAATTAGGAAGCTAGGCCTGCCACTTTTCTGACTGTAGATGACTCTGAGCAACGTGACCTCTCTGAACCCTGGGGTTTGGCAAATGAGAATGGCAGATGCCTGCCAGTGACTGACACATAGCCCTGGCATTCCTAGACTGGAGATAGAGTTCTGTGGaacagcacttgcctaatatgcttaaggtgctggggatgtggctcaagtggtagcatgctcgcctggcatgcgtgcagcccgggttcgatcctcaacaccacatacaaagatgttgtgtccgccaaaaactaaaaaataaatattaaaattctctctttaaaaaaaaaagaataaaaccaccCTGCCAGGCAatgtggcccatgcctgtaacccTGGCAACTCAAGAGGgttgcctcagcaatttaacaaagcTCTGttccaaaacttaaaaataaccccTACCCCCAAAATGCTCAAGTTGTCTTCAGCCAGATCCACTACCCACCACACCATTCTTGACATCTGCAATCATGCTGGTAAGATGAATTCTAGCTGAGTGTGCTGGCACACGCTCATGATCCCAGCAAAGGGATGGGGAGGCTAAGGTACGAGAATTATGAGTTCAGCCTGGACAGAATAGATCCTGTTTCACACACGCACACGTGAACCCAGACACAAACTGGGAGGCCCTGGCGAGCTCAAATATTCTCAGCCCCACGAACCCTAAAAGAACCACTTCACAAAGCCGCCCCCTGGCCAGTGGAGGACTGGAACTTTGTTTTCTGCTGCCAAGTCCCCAGGGGGCCCCCTCACCTTGTAGAATTTCCTGAGGTTTTCTTTTTGAGTCTGGTTAATGACAGTAAGAACGCGGGCGATGGATTTGCGGACAACTCGGCTACAAAACAGAAACATCAATGAAGGTGGGTATGACACACAGTATCTCCAAGTATCTTGTTCAGGGCTAATAGTGACATTGTAGAGCAGGGACAAAAGCCATCCATGTTCAACCTGGAGAAAGGGATTCTGAACGTGAGAATGTACAGGGACTCGGAATAGAGTAAAAGGCTGATAAGTCCAGTGCTTTTGAGCTAGGACGTGCTGGTTAAGGCAAAACCTGAGGCAGCTTAATGAAGAGGCAAGGAGGATCAGAAGACTTTCAATCCCAAGCCAAGAATTTATGAAGGCTATGAAAACCCAATCCGCCATCTGAATTAGCGGAGAGGAGAGGGAATCATGCCAGAAGCCAGGTAACCAGCCTAATTTAAGGTCATGGGCATCTGACATTCAAGAAGTTGAAATGCAATGGGGATGGGGACAAATCTAGGAGCAGTCTGGGGCAAATATGGTCTTGAGGTCCAGTTGCCTATAATCAAGCCCTGcaactcaggacactgaggcaggaagaccacaagttccaggcaagcctcagcaagttagcaagattgcctcagaaacaaaaatttaaaaagggatgggaatatatcTTCAGGGTAGATTGCCCTGGGGGGGTCAACCCTCAGTATCAGAACAGACAAACATAGTCTAGAGGACCCATCACACAACTATGCTTATGTGTTCCTCACCTCAATCACCTGTCTCACCTGCCTAGGCAGATATTTTATGAGTATGTAGGGTGGCATAATTTAAAGAGGAACTGAATTACCTACCAGGTAAGATGTGGCAAAAATGCAATTTACACTCAGGGAAATGACTCCAAATCCTAGTTCCTTTCATAAGTCTCCCTGATCCTTACTCAAGTTAACCAAGTAAGTTACAACTCAAATAAGAAGTCCGAGgcatggaaaaaagaaatcaagtgcTCATTAGAGGTGGAAGGAAAGGTTCCAGTTAGGCTTTGGCGATACCCTTAAGACAACAGTTAAGAGCTTCAGGGACTTCAACCAATTCTTTTTCCAGCTACAAAAGCTGACCAAGGGAGCTCCAGAGAAAAAGCACACAAAATCAAAGGCAGTTAAGAGTAAGCACATAGCGAGTCTCTCCCGCGCCCCCATGATTCACCTGAACAGGCCAGTTCCTGAAGCCAACTTCCTAAGTCCTCCCAACACTCACGCGCCCCTCAATGCCGGCTACTCACATCTTAGAGAGCTTAGATGCCGCACCGCCTGTCACTTTGGCGACGCGCAGCTGGGACAACTCCACTTTCAAGTCGTCCAACTGTTTCAGCAGCTCCTCCTTCTTCTTGCCACGAAGGTCCCGAGCCTTAATCTTGGCCTGCGCGCGGGAAAGGTGTGGGTCAGACACCCCACGGACCGTCTTGTCTCTGCCATGGGCAGCCAGGGTCAGCACCCACCCTCAGGTCGTGATTCTGGCAGGGTACCCGAGGCCAGGAGGGCTACTAGGCTGGGCCATCAGCCCACCGCGCGATGTAAATATGAGGGCATTTGCCGCGCGCGCCATCTCCCGGGTCTAAGCCGGCAGAGAAGAGTCGGGCTGCGGCGGCACTAAGCCGTTCTGCGCGGAGATCCCCGGAGATCCCTAACCCCAGCCGGCAGATGAGGCGCCGGTGTTCAGCCCGCACCCCCAATCCTAGCCCGGGAACTTCAAGGCGACCAGATGGCGCCGGATTTTCTCGCTCTCACCATAGCTGCACGATCCGCCGTTACCGGAGccgagggaaagaggaaaaggcGGAGCTGACCCCTGCAACTACTGCCGGGTGGCGGCGATCGCGGCCAATGGCACCGCGACTAGGACTCTCCGGCTCCGCCCTTTCCTCCCGGAGCGCCGCGGTACGTCCGGTCCCGCCCCGTCCCGTCCCGCCCGCGGAGCCCGCCCCGCTTCCGCAGGTGCGTTCTTATGCTGCGTCCGGGGTTATGTAGGTTGGCATGGGCCCTGAGCGGTGcagttggggaaactgaggcctgggatGGGCAGCCTCTGACCAGAGATGGCAGAGTAGCATGGGCTTGAATTTGCccactcatttatttgttcattcatcgGGAAACCTTGTAGCTATCCCATTCTGTGCTGCTCAGCTAGGGGCTAGTGGTCTGGAGGTGCGGAGGGGATGAAAGGTTAGGGTTTTCAAAGGTGAATTAACTCAGCCACGGTCTTGGAGGAATTTATGGTGCAAGGTGGGCGGGAAGAGGCGAAGTCAGATGGCTGTTATCCAACTCTAAACGTTCTGGTGGAGGCAGTATGCAGCAGTGGAAATAGCATCCACAGAGCTTTTTTTAGTGAACTCGACGGGTTTCAAATTCTTGCAGTGTTGCCAGGTACTAGTTGAAACTCTTTTTGACAAATCCCTTCCCCCTTTTAAGTCTGTTTTCTCACCTGTGAAATAGGGTGTTTACCAGGATTAGAGAAGATACATACAAAACTCAGTACAAGACTTTATGCATAATAATCACTGGTATTAATGTTCTTAGTGGAATGAACACTTAAGTTGGACCCTGAAAATTAAACAGGAACTCACAAAGCAGGAGGGTTTTAGGTTTTCTGACTGGGCATTTCCATTGCTGCCCCAATCAGCGGTACTCTGGTGTCCCTCCACTGCCATTAACAAAGATAGGCCATCTCTTAGAGCTCTAGTAAAGCCTCTTGttacactgggattacagtcacgtgtaatcccagtggctcctgaggctgaggcaagaggattacaagttcaaggccagccttagcaacttagtggggcctaagcaatttagtgagaccctatctcaaaataaaaaagcactggggatgtagctcatggatataaagtgcctctgggttcaatccctgtacctcaccccccaaaaaaagaagccTCTGGTTGCTTGCTGTCAGGTGTCACTTAATCCTGGGAGCTTTCTTCCACCCCATTATGAGTAgcaaccaggggctggggatgtggctcaagcggtagcgcgctcgcctggcatgcgtgcggcccaggttcgatcctcagcaccacatacaaacaaagatgatgtgtccaccgagaacttaaataaataaatattaaaaaaaaaaaatgagtagcaACCTCTCCTTGTGTCTCAGACTCTCTGTGCAACCTGATTTGGCCCTAAACATAGTTAAATGATGTGCTTATGTATCTGTCTTCACAGCCAACCTGGAAGTTCCCTGTAGGCAGAACCACTTGTTTTTATGGTCTCCAGACCCAGCCCATGGATATTTTTCACATGAATGAGTTAACAAGCCTTGCCCCAGACCACAGTGAGACAGATTTCCAGGAAATGGAAGGACATGGGTAAAAGGACAGACAGGGCAATCTTGGCATGGATTAGATTGAGATGGAAGTCTAAAGGTATACCAGGGCTTTGCTGTCCTATTTACCAAATGCTTATAGTTCTATTACAATTAATGCTTGTTTGATATTTTGAATTTGAAGTCACATCTGACTCCCTTGTTTCTTACATGCCACCAGCAAATCCCATTCACTCTACCTTGCAAATATACCTGATTCCT encodes:
- the Wdr38 gene encoding WD repeat-containing protein 38, with product MAQEEVRRPENLSQGPGGHLTLQLSPKRGSAGGTSAGLGGNPPRSDRRGSMNSRAPLSVGRVTFFGRHRGEVNCSAFSPDGQTLLTASEDGYLYGWETKSGQLLWRLGGHTGPVKFCCFSPHGYLFASSSSDRTIRLWDLSRAECLWVLKGHQRSVETLSFSPDSRQLASGGWDKQVMLWEVQSGHKLRHLEGHHDSIQSSDFSPNANCLATGSWDSTVRIWDLRVGTPAVFHQELEGHSGNISCLCYSSSGLLGSGSWDKNIHIWKPNTSSLMVQLKGHVAWVNSIAFSPDEGQLASASYSGTIKVWDYNTGKCLETLKGFLDVAHTCAFTRQGKLLVSGAAI
- the Rpl35 gene encoding large ribosomal subunit protein uL29 — translated: MAKIKARDLRGKKKEELLKQLDDLKVELSQLRVAKVTGGAASKLSKIRVVRKSIARVLTVINQTQKENLRKFYKGKKYKPLDLRPKKTRAMRRRLNKHEENLKTKKQQRKERLYPMRKYAVKA